One Cohnella candidum genomic region harbors:
- a CDS encoding response regulator transcription factor: MTRIMVVDDDSHIRELVSLFLAREGFDIMQAENGQEALELMEKIPADLVVLDIMMPKMDGWELCTELRERYDIPLLMLTAKGETSQKVKGFRLGTDDYMVKPFEPDELVARVKALLKRYKISISQKVAIGGIQLDRQAYAVIAGEERLTLPMKEFELLFKLASYPGITFAREQLIEQIWGYDYEGDERTVDVHIKRLRERFPDERYGFRITTIRGLGYRLEAAE; the protein is encoded by the coding sequence ATGACACGAATTATGGTGGTAGACGACGATTCCCATATCCGCGAACTGGTCTCCTTATTCCTTGCCCGGGAAGGGTTCGACATCATGCAGGCGGAAAACGGCCAAGAAGCGCTGGAGCTGATGGAGAAAATCCCGGCCGACTTGGTCGTACTGGACATCATGATGCCCAAAATGGACGGCTGGGAGCTATGCACGGAGCTGCGCGAACGGTACGACATTCCCCTGCTCATGCTGACGGCCAAAGGCGAAACGTCGCAGAAAGTCAAAGGCTTCCGTCTCGGCACGGACGATTACATGGTGAAGCCGTTCGAACCGGATGAACTGGTCGCCCGCGTCAAGGCGCTGCTTAAACGGTATAAAATCTCCATCTCCCAGAAGGTCGCGATCGGCGGCATCCAATTGGATCGGCAAGCATACGCCGTCATTGCCGGTGAAGAACGGCTCACCCTGCCGATGAAGGAATTCGAGCTGCTGTTCAAACTCGCGAGTTATCCCGGCATCACGTTCGCGCGGGAACAATTGATCGAGCAAATTTGGGGGTACGATTACGAAGGCGACGAGCGCACGGTGGACGTGCATATCAAGCGACTGCGGGAACGGTTTCCCGACGAGCGGTACGGCTTCCGGATCACGACGATCCGAGGGCTCGGCTACAGGTTGGAGGCGGCGGAATGA
- a CDS encoding cupredoxin domain-containing protein, protein MKKWLFTLGFVLAATLILSACGSKSEDKAAPAASAAASTAAGAAKEITINAKNFEFDQKEIKVKKGDTVTITLANSQGNHGLKIEGYDKEIKGNGSVTFTADKAGSFNFACSIMCGQGHAKMTGTLIVE, encoded by the coding sequence ATGAAGAAATGGTTATTCACGCTCGGATTCGTGCTGGCGGCAACGCTGATTCTCTCCGCCTGCGGAAGCAAATCCGAGGACAAAGCCGCACCGGCCGCGAGCGCAGCGGCAAGCACCGCCGCCGGTGCCGCTAAAGAGATTACGATCAACGCGAAAAACTTCGAGTTCGACCAGAAAGAAATCAAGGTGAAAAAGGGCGACACGGTCACGATCACGCTGGCCAACAGCCAAGGCAATCATGGCCTCAAAATCGAAGGCTACGACAAAGAGATCAAAGGCAACGGTTCGGTAACCTTCACTGCCGATAAGGCCGGCTCGTTCAACTTCGCCTGCTCCATCATGTGCGGACAAGGGCATGCCAAGATGACCGGCACCTTGATCGTCGAATAA
- a CDS encoding YciI family protein translates to MHFSLLFYESQEDFASRSDPEKQQEYLAGWSHYVNALRSSGIVVSGAGLFPPETAATLLRQGGEVRVQDGPFSEAKEQLGGIFVIDVPDQETALEWASRSPVRAVEVRQNLPSLK, encoded by the coding sequence ATGCATTTTTCGTTACTGTTCTATGAAAGCCAGGAAGACTTCGCCAGTCGTTCCGACCCGGAAAAACAGCAGGAATACTTGGCCGGCTGGTCGCACTATGTGAATGCGCTTCGCAGCTCGGGGATTGTGGTCAGCGGCGCCGGGCTGTTCCCGCCCGAAACGGCCGCTACGCTTCTGCGCCAAGGCGGGGAGGTGCGCGTGCAGGACGGCCCCTTCTCCGAGGCGAAGGAACAGCTGGGTGGAATCTTCGTCATCGACGTGCCGGATCAAGAAACCGCGCTGGAGTGGGCGTCGCGCAGTCCCGTCCGGGCGGTCGAAGTGCGCCAGAACCTGCCGTCTCTTAAGTGA
- a CDS encoding ABC transporter ATP-binding protein → MKPNEPNPNSNKKPTGDWKAFFALLRQAKPSYGMFAAAFALSLINTVVSLFVPLFTRNLVDGFSLQSIRFAQIAAIGGAFLVQTAAGAFSIFLFNRFGQQMLKALRSLLWRKLLHLPVSHYDKEETGALISRVTNDTGVIKQVMSELLSGFITGVISIIGSVVILLTLDWQMTLVLLIAVPLTLGILFPLGRQMYRISRSMQDETAGFTSILQQVLSEIRLVKSSGAEAPEYARGMTGIQALYRLGLKEARVQALIAPLMGLVIMTLMVVVIGFGGLRVSSGALSAGELVAFLLYLIQIIMPLGQITGFFTQLQKAMGAAQNMIATLGKPEEIRTGGKPLPQTELSLRLDRVSFAYNGGNGPVLDEVSFPIPTGKVTALVGPSGSGKTTLFSLIERFYEPTGGRVLYGDEPITTYDLPQWRARIGYVSQESPLMSGTIRDNIAYGLDREVSDDELRQAAAMAYADAFIDELPHQYDTEVGERGIKLSGGQRQRIAIARALLRDPQLLMLDEATSSLDSKSESVVQQALANLMQGRTTLVIAHRLSTVVDADQIVFLDKGSVTGIGTHEELAASHPLYREFAEQQLRYAEQPAYADHDREEALNV, encoded by the coding sequence ATGAAACCGAACGAACCGAATCCGAACTCAAATAAGAAACCGACCGGCGATTGGAAGGCGTTTTTCGCGCTGCTTCGCCAAGCCAAGCCCTCATACGGCATGTTCGCCGCCGCTTTCGCGCTTAGTCTGATCAATACGGTCGTCAGCCTGTTCGTGCCGTTGTTCACGCGGAACCTCGTCGACGGCTTCTCGCTGCAATCGATCCGTTTCGCCCAGATCGCCGCCATCGGCGGCGCCTTCTTGGTGCAGACGGCCGCGGGCGCGTTTTCGATCTTCCTGTTCAACCGGTTCGGGCAGCAAATGCTGAAAGCCTTGCGAAGCCTCCTGTGGCGCAAACTGCTGCATCTACCCGTATCGCATTACGACAAAGAAGAAACGGGCGCGCTCATCAGCCGCGTCACGAATGATACGGGCGTCATCAAGCAGGTCATGTCCGAGCTGCTGTCCGGCTTTATCACGGGCGTCATTTCGATCATCGGCTCCGTCGTCATCCTGCTCACGCTCGATTGGCAAATGACGCTCGTGCTCCTCATCGCCGTGCCGCTCACGCTGGGCATCCTGTTCCCGCTCGGCCGGCAAATGTACCGGATTTCCCGCAGCATGCAGGATGAGACGGCGGGCTTCACGTCCATCCTCCAGCAGGTGCTCTCCGAGATCCGGCTGGTCAAATCCTCCGGCGCCGAAGCTCCGGAATACGCAAGAGGCATGACCGGCATTCAAGCGTTGTACCGGCTTGGCCTGAAAGAAGCCCGCGTCCAAGCGTTGATCGCCCCGCTGATGGGACTGGTCATCATGACGCTGATGGTCGTCGTCATCGGATTCGGCGGACTAAGGGTTTCTTCAGGCGCCCTGTCCGCGGGCGAGCTCGTGGCTTTCCTGCTGTACCTGATCCAAATCATCATGCCGCTCGGTCAGATCACGGGATTTTTCACCCAGCTGCAGAAGGCCATGGGCGCCGCCCAGAACATGATCGCAACGCTGGGCAAGCCCGAAGAAATCCGCACGGGCGGCAAGCCGCTCCCGCAGACCGAGCTTTCCCTCCGCCTCGACCGCGTCTCGTTCGCTTACAACGGCGGGAACGGTCCCGTGCTGGACGAGGTCAGCTTCCCGATTCCGACCGGCAAAGTTACCGCGCTCGTCGGCCCCAGCGGCAGCGGCAAAACCACCCTGTTCTCGCTGATCGAGCGCTTTTACGAACCTACAGGCGGCCGCGTGCTTTATGGTGACGAACCGATCACAACCTACGATCTCCCCCAATGGAGGGCACGGATCGGCTACGTCTCGCAGGAGAGTCCGCTCATGTCCGGCACGATCCGCGATAACATCGCGTACGGGTTAGACCGCGAAGTCAGCGACGACGAGCTTCGCCAAGCGGCCGCGATGGCTTATGCCGACGCCTTCATCGACGAGCTGCCTCATCAATACGATACGGAGGTCGGCGAACGAGGCATCAAGCTGTCCGGCGGCCAGCGGCAAAGAATCGCCATCGCGCGTGCCTTGCTCCGCGATCCGCAGCTGCTTATGCTCGATGAAGCGACATCCAGCCTGGACAGCAAATCCGAATCGGTCGTTCAACAAGCGCTCGCGAATCTGATGCAAGGACGCACGACGCTCGTGATCGCCCACCGCCTCTCCACGGTCGTCGACGCGGATCAGATCGTTTTTCTCGACAAAGGCTCGGTGACGGGCATCGGGACGCACGAGGAATTGGCCGCCAGCCATCCGCTGTACCGGGAATTCGCGGAGCAGCAGCTCCGTTATGCCGAACAACCGGCGTACGCAGACCATGACCGTGAGGAGGCTTTGAACGTATGA
- a CDS encoding GNAT family N-acetyltransferase, whose amino-acid sequence MPRLYGSKIMLREYRIDDLEPMRRWVNDADIVCHLSDIFLYPHPLQASEQFLEEMLEGTSDSRGFVIADPETEAYIGQVNLDRIDWKNRVGSIGIVIGSPENLGKGYGTEALQMLVRFAFLELNLNRLELEVYDFNERACRSYRSCGFREEGRLREKQFKNGRYVDVIVMGLLRSEWLDALETGG is encoded by the coding sequence TTGCCGAGGCTGTACGGTTCGAAAATCATGCTGAGGGAGTACCGGATAGACGACCTGGAGCCGATGAGGCGATGGGTGAACGACGCGGATATCGTGTGCCATCTATCCGATATTTTCCTTTATCCTCATCCATTACAGGCTTCGGAACAATTTCTGGAGGAGATGCTCGAGGGGACTTCGGACAGCCGGGGATTCGTCATCGCCGATCCGGAGACCGAAGCGTACATCGGTCAAGTCAATTTGGACCGGATCGACTGGAAGAACCGCGTCGGCTCGATCGGCATCGTTATCGGTTCGCCGGAGAACTTGGGCAAAGGGTACGGCACGGAAGCTTTGCAGATGCTCGTTCGTTTCGCGTTCCTCGAACTGAATCTGAACCGCCTGGAGTTGGAGGTCTACGACTTCAACGAGCGCGCATGCCGGAGTTACCGGTCATGCGGCTTCCGCGAGGAAGGCCGGCTGCGGGAGAAGCAGTTCAAAAACGGCCGTTACGTGGACGTGATCGTCATGGGACTGCTGCGCTCGGAGTGGCTGGATGCGTTGGAGACGGGCGGTTGA
- a CDS encoding C39 family peptidase: protein MNLVYYSQEDLRWKNQMYSNIRDSNQTIGLTGCGPTSFAMVYSSFTGKSLLPPEAAKYSVDHGFRTSENGTSWALFPSIAKSYGLSCAATGSLNAVKKALSDGALVIASMSAGGHFTRGGHFIVLTGAHDGLIDVMDPNPDNDNYKHDGMIAEGVKNDGRVSGKESVFQSEARQYWIFTYRNEEDEPMNDAERKAFEELGKRVAQLEADKKTPAPDWFLNEFGSADLGGIIEDPHGTTDFWRGLAVVIRAARQGKLR, encoded by the coding sequence ATGAATCTCGTTTATTACAGCCAAGAAGATCTGCGGTGGAAGAATCAGATGTATTCCAATATCCGAGATTCCAATCAAACGATCGGGCTAACCGGTTGCGGCCCGACTTCCTTCGCGATGGTGTACAGCTCTTTTACCGGAAAGAGCCTGCTTCCTCCCGAGGCGGCAAAATACTCCGTCGATCACGGTTTCCGGACAAGCGAGAACGGGACTTCCTGGGCGCTCTTCCCGAGCATCGCGAAGAGTTACGGACTGAGCTGCGCGGCGACCGGCAGCCTAAACGCGGTGAAAAAAGCTTTGTCTGATGGTGCGCTTGTGATCGCATCGATGAGCGCAGGCGGCCATTTCACGCGCGGCGGCCACTTCATTGTCCTGACGGGCGCACATGACGGATTGATCGACGTCATGGACCCGAACCCGGACAACGACAATTACAAGCACGACGGCATGATCGCAGAAGGCGTGAAAAACGACGGCAGAGTGAGTGGCAAGGAATCGGTGTTCCAGAGCGAGGCAAGGCAGTATTGGATTTTCACTTATCGTAACGAGGAGGACGAGCCCATGAATGACGCGGAAAGAAAAGCTTTCGAAGAACTGGGCAAAAGGGTCGCTCAGCTGGAGGCGGACAAGAAAACGCCGGCCCCCGATTGGTTCTTGAATGAGTTCGGCAGCGCCGATCTCGGAGGAATCATTGAGGACCCGCATGGCACGACGGATTTCTGGCGTGGACTGGCAGTCGTGATTCGTGCGGCTAGACAAGGAAAGCTCCGATAA
- the gluQRS gene encoding tRNA glutamyl-Q(34) synthetase GluQRS: protein MRGRFAPTPSGLLHLGNAGTALLAWLQIRSRGGQIVMRMEDLDLPRCKPEFAERALADMRWLGLDWDEGPDVGGPYVPYEQSRRGELYDAALDKLAREGHLYRCYCSRADLMSLGNAPHGLHSEGPAYPGTCRRLTEQEREAREAVKPPSWRFAMPEHGVEFVDGIAGPMAFAAGAGGDFVVKRADGIVGYQLAVVVDDAAMGITEVLRGWDLLDSTPRQLMLAEALGVEPPRYAHAPLMRGPDGNRLAKRHGDIAVSSLRESGLKPEAVVGLLGWLYGLLDRPEAVSAKELLPLFDLGRIPQESVTLPEDWLERLER from the coding sequence ATGCGGGGAAGATTCGCGCCCACGCCCTCCGGCTTGCTCCATCTGGGAAATGCGGGAACCGCGCTGCTGGCCTGGCTGCAAATCCGTTCCCGCGGCGGGCAGATCGTCATGCGCATGGAGGATCTGGATTTACCGAGGTGCAAGCCTGAATTCGCGGAGCGGGCGTTGGCCGACATGCGCTGGCTCGGCCTGGATTGGGATGAAGGGCCGGACGTCGGAGGGCCTTATGTTCCGTACGAACAGAGCCGGCGCGGCGAGCTTTACGATGCCGCGTTGGACAAGCTGGCGAGGGAAGGGCACTTATATCGCTGTTATTGCAGCCGGGCGGATCTGATGTCGCTGGGGAACGCACCGCATGGCTTGCATTCCGAGGGGCCGGCGTATCCGGGCACATGCCGCAGGTTGACCGAGCAGGAGCGAGAGGCGCGGGAAGCGGTGAAACCGCCGAGCTGGCGATTCGCCATGCCGGAGCATGGCGTTGAGTTTGTTGACGGCATCGCGGGTCCGATGGCTTTCGCGGCGGGAGCGGGTGGAGATTTCGTCGTCAAACGGGCGGACGGCATCGTGGGCTACCAGCTCGCGGTCGTGGTAGACGATGCAGCGATGGGCATCACGGAAGTGCTGCGCGGCTGGGACCTGCTCGACTCTACGCCGCGCCAGCTGATGCTGGCCGAAGCGCTCGGCGTGGAGCCGCCGCGATACGCGCACGCACCGTTGATGAGGGGGCCGGACGGCAACCGATTGGCGAAGCGGCACGGCGACATCGCGGTTTCCTCGCTAAGGGAATCAGGTTTGAAGCCGGAAGCGGTCGTCGGGCTGCTGGGTTGGCTGTACGGTTTGCTTGATCGACCGGAAGCGGTGTCGGCAAAGGAGCTGCTGCCTTTGTTCGATTTGGGGCGGATTCCGCAGGAATCGGTGACATTGCCGGAGGATTGGCTGGAACGTTTGGAGCGCTAG
- a CDS encoding HD domain-containing protein codes for METWINERMSGQIAFIAEVDKLKGVLRQTFIMDGSRRENTAEHSWNIAVFAMLMHEYAEPKPDLNRVVRMLLLHDIVEIDAGDTFAYDAVGYEDKEEREQAAARRIYGLLPEDQRDEWVQAWREFEEGETVEARYANAIDRLLPLVHNYYTGGQSWVRHGIKRSQVIRRIAPVEHISPPMWEFAMELLDRAVEKGILKEDEPGERG; via the coding sequence ATGGAAACTTGGATCAATGAGAGAATGTCGGGGCAAATCGCGTTCATCGCGGAGGTTGATAAGCTGAAAGGCGTGCTGAGGCAAACCTTCATCATGGACGGAAGCCGCCGGGAAAACACGGCCGAGCACAGCTGGAATATCGCGGTGTTCGCGATGCTCATGCATGAGTATGCCGAGCCGAAGCCGGATCTGAACCGCGTCGTCCGCATGCTGCTTTTGCACGATATCGTGGAGATCGATGCAGGCGACACGTTCGCATACGACGCTGTGGGCTACGAAGATAAGGAAGAACGGGAGCAAGCGGCGGCCCGCAGGATCTATGGGCTGTTGCCTGAGGATCAGCGCGACGAATGGGTGCAGGCTTGGCGGGAGTTCGAAGAAGGCGAAACGGTCGAAGCCCGCTACGCCAACGCGATCGACCGGCTGCTTCCGCTCGTGCATAACTACTACACCGGAGGCCAGAGCTGGGTTCGGCACGGCATCAAGCGGTCGCAGGTAATCCGTCGGATCGCGCCTGTCGAGCACATTTCCCCGCCGATGTGGGAATTCGCGATGGAGCTGCTGGACCGGGCGGTGGAGAAGGGGATTTTGAAGGAAGACGAACCCGGGGAGAGGGGTTAA
- a CDS encoding sensor histidine kinase, with amino-acid sequence MRDERSGIFGRIRSRHMERHDRLLASQEEYYRQMRQNGGRQPAKRPRTPWRWVLFGSAIFHVTLIVLYLIANWIMSLIYRTWFPDIGHTIGRQLLTAFLMVNLLGLVILMIRFIFDPGRQQITLFMNWIEAMRKIAKGEFDVTLESDPRKLGQLGILVRNFNQMADNLSQMEKMRQEFISNVSHEFQSPLTSIGGFARALRSEDLPAETRLHYLRIIESESARLSKLSDNLLKLTSLESNKHPFESKPYRLDRQLRRSILACEPQWRAKRLELDVELQETTISADEDLLSQVWQNLLHNAVKFTPEGGTIRVALEERDGRVLAEITDTGIGVSDEDLPHLFERFFKADKARSSASGGSGLGLSIVKKIVDMHGGEVSACSRAGEGTSFRVELPKEAIPPAGSLQGQGTSAQ; translated from the coding sequence ATGAGGGACGAACGCAGCGGTATTTTCGGCAGGATTCGCAGCCGCCATATGGAGAGACACGACCGACTGCTTGCCTCCCAGGAGGAATATTACCGGCAAATGCGGCAAAACGGCGGCAGGCAGCCGGCCAAACGTCCCCGGACTCCATGGAGATGGGTGCTGTTCGGATCGGCGATTTTTCATGTCACCTTGATCGTCCTCTATCTGATCGCCAACTGGATCATGTCGCTCATTTACCGGACCTGGTTTCCCGATATCGGTCACACCATCGGCCGGCAATTATTGACCGCTTTTCTCATGGTGAATTTGTTAGGGCTCGTCATTTTAATGATCCGGTTCATATTCGATCCCGGCCGTCAGCAGATCACCTTATTCATGAATTGGATCGAGGCGATGCGCAAAATCGCCAAAGGGGAATTCGACGTCACGTTGGAATCGGATCCCCGCAAACTGGGCCAGCTCGGCATTCTGGTCCGCAACTTCAACCAAATGGCAGACAACCTTAGCCAAATGGAGAAAATGCGGCAGGAGTTCATCTCCAACGTTTCGCACGAATTCCAGTCCCCGCTGACGTCGATCGGCGGCTTCGCGAGGGCGCTGCGCAGCGAGGATTTGCCGGCCGAGACTCGCCTTCATTATCTTCGGATCATCGAATCCGAGAGCGCGAGGCTGTCCAAGCTCAGCGATAACCTGCTGAAGCTCACGTCTCTGGAATCGAACAAGCATCCTTTCGAATCGAAGCCCTACCGACTCGACCGCCAGCTGCGTCGTTCCATCCTCGCCTGTGAGCCGCAATGGCGTGCGAAACGGCTGGAGCTGGACGTCGAGCTGCAGGAAACGACGATTTCCGCCGACGAGGATCTGCTGAGCCAAGTCTGGCAAAACCTTCTGCATAACGCGGTGAAATTCACGCCCGAAGGCGGCACGATCCGCGTGGCTTTGGAAGAACGCGACGGTCGGGTCCTTGCGGAAATCACGGATACCGGCATCGGCGTCTCCGACGAGGATCTCCCCCACCTTTTCGAAAGGTTCTTCAAAGCGGACAAAGCCCGCAGCAGCGCCTCCGGGGGAAGCGGGCTCGGGCTTTCGATCGTGAAGAAAATCGTGGACATGCACGGCGGCGAAGTGTCGGCTTGCAGCCGCGCCGGCGAAGGAACCTCGTTCCGCGTCGAGCTGCCGAAAGAGGCGATTCCCCCGGCAGGGTCATTGCAAGGTCAAGGTACTTCCGCTCAATAA
- a CDS encoding cytochrome c oxidase subunit 2A has product MKKKDKPSLKGTFVSVMLLGAFILVAWIGVFALYMARN; this is encoded by the coding sequence ATGAAGAAAAAAGATAAGCCTTCTCTCAAGGGGACGTTCGTCTCCGTCATGCTGCTGGGCGCTTTCATCCTGGTCGCGTGGATCGGCGTTTTCGCGCTTTATATGGCCCGTAACTAA
- a CDS encoding RNA polymerase sigma factor gives MTDARTAIEKAAREAYGRLLAFLAVRWRNVAAAEDALADAFVAALEKWLQSGVPDKPEAWLYTAARRRLIDGARRDRVQSQAAPMLLKMADEAQKWASSVTNFPDERLQMLFICAHPEIDPSIRTPLMLQMVLGIEAARIAAAFIVKPSTMGQRLTRAKAKMRESGIRFELPGPDEWPERLGAVLEAIYAAYGSGWNDADGFDQRKQGMAEEAIYLGKLLLRFMPEEPEVLGLLALMLHCEARREARRLASGHYVPLSEQDVSLWSGTLIEEAEQYLHTASKAGKMGRFQLEAAIQSVHAHRALTGHTAWEEIALLYEGLVRIAPTIGAWVGRAAAIAEARGAEQGLASLRELPDESVKDYQPYWALIAHLLRRLRRIEEARSAYSRAIGLCSDPAVREFLKRQSEADG, from the coding sequence GTGACGGACGCACGAACCGCGATAGAGAAGGCGGCGCGCGAAGCCTACGGCCGGCTGCTTGCCTTCTTGGCCGTTCGATGGCGGAACGTGGCGGCCGCCGAGGATGCACTGGCGGATGCCTTCGTCGCAGCGTTGGAAAAATGGCTGCAGTCAGGCGTACCGGACAAGCCGGAAGCCTGGCTGTATACGGCCGCGCGCCGACGTTTAATTGACGGAGCGCGTCGGGATCGCGTGCAATCCCAAGCCGCACCGATGCTCTTAAAAATGGCAGATGAAGCCCAGAAATGGGCTTCTTCCGTCACGAATTTCCCGGACGAGAGGCTCCAAATGCTGTTCATCTGCGCCCATCCGGAAATCGATCCTTCGATTCGCACGCCGCTTATGCTCCAAATGGTTCTCGGGATCGAAGCGGCTCGCATCGCTGCGGCGTTTATCGTGAAGCCTTCTACCATGGGTCAGCGGCTGACCCGGGCGAAAGCGAAGATGAGAGAATCCGGCATCCGATTCGAACTTCCCGGTCCCGACGAATGGCCGGAACGGCTCGGTGCCGTGCTCGAGGCGATCTACGCCGCTTACGGCAGCGGTTGGAACGATGCGGACGGATTCGATCAGCGGAAACAGGGAATGGCGGAAGAAGCGATCTACTTGGGAAAATTGCTTCTGCGGTTTATGCCGGAAGAGCCGGAAGTTCTCGGACTCCTGGCGCTTATGCTGCACTGCGAAGCGCGGCGCGAAGCGAGGAGACTCGCATCCGGCCATTACGTACCGCTCTCCGAACAGGATGTTTCTCTCTGGTCCGGGACGTTGATCGAAGAGGCCGAACAGTATCTCCATACCGCGTCCAAAGCCGGTAAAATGGGGCGTTTTCAGCTTGAAGCGGCCATCCAGTCGGTGCATGCCCATCGTGCGTTAACCGGTCATACCGCGTGGGAAGAAATTGCGCTTCTGTACGAAGGTCTCGTCCGCATCGCGCCGACCATCGGCGCCTGGGTCGGGCGTGCTGCCGCAATAGCCGAAGCGAGAGGAGCCGAGCAGGGATTGGCCTCTCTTCGCGAGCTGCCGGACGAATCAGTCAAAGACTATCAACCCTATTGGGCGCTGATCGCCCATCTCCTTCGCCGACTGCGACGAATCGAAGAGGCGCGCTCCGCATACAGCCGAGCCATCGGACTCTGTTCGGATCCGGCCGTTCGCGAGTTTTTGAAACGGCAATCCGAAGCTGATGGCTAA
- a CDS encoding response regulator transcription factor, with amino-acid sequence MSILMKTALWEPTGRGDHDFEPLFEAFGDRYSLTRREKEVLSTLLTWGLRNEDLSSTLHISVKTVKHHLASLMEKTRTRSSRELQALFLRSLLSGSTLTLQ; translated from the coding sequence ATGTCGATCTTGATGAAAACGGCCCTATGGGAGCCGACGGGACGGGGAGATCACGACTTCGAGCCGTTGTTCGAGGCGTTCGGGGATCGATACTCGCTTACGCGGAGGGAGAAGGAAGTGCTTAGCACGCTTCTGACTTGGGGGTTGCGCAACGAGGACTTGAGCAGCACGCTTCACATTTCGGTGAAAACGGTCAAACACCATTTGGCGAGCTTGATGGAAAAAACGAGGACCCGCTCGTCCAGAGAACTGCAGGCCCTGTTTTTAAGATCTTTATTGAGCGGAAGTACCTTGACCTTGCAATGA
- a CDS encoding stalk domain-containing protein has product MNKWGKTLAAALISATALTASGGQAATAATSVKPVTVLLDDVAMSFDGIQAQIKSNITFVPFRSIAEAMGIDIQWNAKLRRITATGQVNGQATTVVLDVGKITATVNGKSVKLIAAPYTMNDRTLIPLNFFSTQFGAKVGWDGTTRTVSIVSPLREMYLRGFYAISSFAERAHIDEMNSVAFGWARLDANGELTTSGKDFYWPPAATDASPESIVSGASAEGIAPYLMVFAVDGSDELTKMLSDPALRDRSIDGILKLAKEKGFGGVQLDFEGLGLRDNAPEQRKLFNDYVSLLASKLKPEGLKLSLAVPPPNGAYKGYDYATLAGLADDLVVMAYAYHPAGTPNHTPQPNAKVEAAITGLLKAGVPKEKLILGIDLWSETPQTIDDKLGLAKRYALKGAAFWRIGLYSYYGQEMTDTINRSVVKLTTVSN; this is encoded by the coding sequence ATGAACAAATGGGGAAAAACGCTCGCCGCCGCGCTGATCTCAGCTACCGCTTTGACGGCGTCAGGCGGACAAGCCGCAACTGCAGCCACCTCCGTAAAGCCGGTTACCGTCCTGCTTGATGACGTGGCGATGTCTTTCGACGGCATTCAGGCCCAAATCAAAAGCAACATTACGTTCGTCCCGTTCCGTTCCATCGCGGAAGCGATGGGCATCGACATTCAATGGAATGCGAAGCTGAGGAGAATTACCGCAACGGGCCAAGTGAACGGCCAGGCGACGACGGTCGTGCTCGATGTGGGCAAAATCACCGCCACCGTCAACGGAAAATCGGTTAAGCTTATCGCCGCGCCTTACACGATGAACGACCGGACGCTCATTCCGCTGAACTTTTTCAGCACGCAATTCGGCGCCAAGGTCGGCTGGGACGGCACGACCCGTACCGTTTCGATCGTTTCTCCGCTAAGGGAAATGTACCTCCGTGGATTTTACGCTATCAGCTCGTTCGCCGAGCGCGCCCATATCGATGAGATGAACTCCGTCGCTTTCGGTTGGGCACGGTTGGACGCCAACGGCGAACTGACGACAAGCGGCAAAGACTTCTACTGGCCGCCCGCAGCGACTGACGCATCGCCGGAATCCATCGTGAGCGGCGCTTCCGCCGAAGGGATTGCGCCTTATCTGATGGTTTTCGCGGTGGACGGCAGCGATGAGTTGACGAAAATGTTGAGCGATCCTGCGCTTCGTGACCGTTCGATCGACGGCATTTTGAAGCTTGCGAAAGAGAAAGGGTTCGGCGGCGTACAGCTGGACTTCGAAGGTCTCGGACTACGGGACAACGCTCCCGAACAACGGAAACTGTTCAACGATTACGTGAGCCTGCTCGCAAGCAAGCTTAAGCCCGAAGGCCTGAAGCTGTCGCTGGCCGTACCGCCTCCGAACGGCGCGTACAAAGGTTACGACTACGCGACGCTGGCGGGCCTTGCGGACGATCTCGTCGTGATGGCATACGCCTATCATCCGGCCGGAACGCCCAACCATACGCCGCAGCCCAATGCGAAAGTCGAAGCCGCGATTACGGGACTGCTCAAAGCCGGCGTACCGAAGGAGAAGCTCATTTTGGGCATCGACCTCTGGAGCGAAACGCCGCAGACGATTGACGACAAGCTGGGTCTTGCGAAACGTTACGCGCTCAAAGGCGCGGCATTTTGGCGGATCGGACTTTATTCGTACTATGGGCAGGAGATGACGGATACGATCAACCGTTCCGTCGTCAAACTGACCACGGTTTCGAACTAA